The region TGTAAAGCCAACTAATTTCTAAGTAATTCATTTCAAGCCTATTGattatgggcaaattataccatggatcagggtctaccttacattgtgGATCCTGGTCCAAAAATGATCTTCAAATTTTATACATGCAGTTAATCGTTTCTGTatctgtaaacaaattgaaggcacattatatggtaattacatacatataacataataactacggacacataaactgttaactgtagacaaagaatatgttaactgcagacacatgACATGTTAATCAGCAtgttatgtgtttgcagttaacatattttgtacctacatTTAACAATTAATGTAtctgtagttatcatgttatgtgtctgtaattaccaTTTTATGTGCTTtcaagacacataatttttggattaTGATTCACACTGCAATataaaccatggtccatggtataataattgttCATTATGTAAGTACTataattttatcacacaattgtTGAAACGATATACTAAAAAGAGCCCCTTATTCTCCCCTCTACCTTCTCTGACGTTACAACTTGTGTTCTGCACTTCTGCCTGAAGACCAATGGCTAAAGCTGCTGAAAATCAGGATGTTGGGATGGGGGATCCTGAAGAGCAATCCTCAGAATCTGAATTTGAAACTGAAtcagaagaagaggaagaggacCAAGAGCAAGTAGTGAAGTTGGCTGAACCTTCTAGGAATGCTGTTTACAATAAGGATGGGTTGCTAGACAAGCTTGGAGATATCAGCTGGCCTGATAAAGCAGGTTGGATGCATAAGCTCTCAATTGACATAGACCAAGAGGGAGAAGTGGATGTGAATGATGACTTGCCAAGAGAGCTCTCATTTTACACACAGGCCTTGCAGGGAACTCGAGAAGCCTATCTCAAGTTTCAATCTGATGGGGTTCCTTTTTTGAGGCCATCTGACTATTATGCTGAAATGGTGAAGTCTGATGTTCACATGGAGAAAGTTAAGGGACGCCTCTTAGCAGAAAAGAAGAAGATTGAGGAGGCAGAGGAAAGGAAGAAGGCCAGGGAGAACAAGAAATTGGCGAAAGAGGTGCAGgcacaaaaaacaaaaagagagaGCTCAGCAGATGAAGCAAGAAATTGAGTCTGTCAAGAAGTGGAGGAAACAAAGGCAGCAAAATGGGTTTGACAAAGATTCAAACGCTGAACTTGATTTGGATTTAGAAGATGGCAAGGTTTTCCAACGGCCAAACAAGAAGCGGCCAGGGGTGTCTCCCGGAGACCGTTCTGGAGGGAAGGGCAGACCACATGGTGGAAACAATAAAAAAGGATCTGATAAAAAGCCGAAGGGCAGAGAAAACAGGAATTCGAAATTTGGATTTGGTGGGAAGAAAGGCCTAAAGAAGCAGAACACTGCTGACTCTACCAATGATTTTCGATGATTCAGCAAGAGTGATTTCTCAAGTAAAAAGAGAAGGGTAAAATGATTAACTTATAGTATTTAATAGTTTTTTGAAATTTGTGTTAGGATCATTATCTTATATTGTAATGCAATGGCCTCTCTGATTTTCTATTCTCAAGTTTCTGTATTGAACAGTGGTGGTACTTTTTATATCtgactagtattttcgcccgtgcgttgcacggattggatttgttataatattttaaaaatatttgaaataaaggaCCTGTGTATCCTATATTgccaaactaaaattta is a window of Ipomoea triloba cultivar NCNSP0323 chromosome 11, ASM357664v1 DNA encoding:
- the LOC115997368 gene encoding LOW QUALITY PROTEIN: probable rRNA-processing protein EBP2 homolog (The sequence of the model RefSeq protein was modified relative to this genomic sequence to represent the inferred CDS: deleted 1 base in 1 codon) — protein: MAKAAENQDVGMGDPEEQSSESEFETESEEEEEDQEQVVKLAEPSRNAVYNKDGLLDKLGDISWPDKAGWMHKLSIDIDQEGEVDVNDDLPRELSFYTQALQGTREAYLKFQSDGVPFLRPSDYYAEMVKSDVHMEKVKGRLLAEKKKIEEAEERKKARENKKLAKEVQAQKQKERAQQMKQEIESVKKWRKQRQQNGFDKDSNAELDLDLEDGKVFQRPNKKRPGVSPGDRSGGKGRPHGGNNKKGSDKKPKGRENRNSKFGFGGKKGLKKQNTADSTNDFR